A genomic stretch from Corynebacterium terpenotabidum Y-11 includes:
- the rpsC gene encoding 30S ribosomal protein S3: MGQKIHPHGLRLGITSEWRSRWYADKQYADYLAEDIKIREFLSKGLDRAGIADVVIERTRDRVRVDIHTARPGIVIGRRGAEADRIRGKLEKLTGKQVQLNILEVKNIDANAQLVAQSIAEQLSNRVAFRRAMRKAIQSAMRQPQVKGIKVVCSGRLGGAEMGRTERYHEGRVPLHTLRAEIDYGTYEAHTTFGRIGVKVWIYKGDVVGGRRESLINARDERNARGGARRERPRRGGNRRPRADQKQEG, from the coding sequence GTGGGCCAGAAGATTCATCCCCACGGCCTCCGGCTGGGTATCACTTCCGAGTGGCGCTCCCGCTGGTACGCCGACAAGCAGTACGCTGACTACCTCGCCGAGGACATCAAGATCCGCGAGTTCCTGTCCAAGGGCCTCGATCGCGCCGGCATCGCCGACGTCGTCATCGAGCGCACCCGGGACCGGGTCCGCGTGGACATCCACACCGCCCGTCCGGGCATCGTCATCGGTCGCCGCGGCGCCGAGGCTGACCGGATCCGTGGCAAGCTGGAGAAGCTGACCGGTAAGCAGGTTCAGCTGAACATCCTCGAGGTCAAGAACATCGACGCGAACGCTCAGCTGGTGGCCCAGTCCATCGCTGAGCAGCTGAGCAACCGCGTGGCCTTCCGCCGCGCGATGCGCAAGGCTATCCAGTCCGCGATGCGTCAGCCCCAGGTCAAGGGCATCAAGGTCGTCTGCTCCGGTCGCCTCGGCGGCGCTGAGATGGGCCGCACCGAGCGCTACCACGAGGGTCGCGTTCCGCTGCACACCCTGCGCGCTGAGATCGACTACGGCACCTACGAGGCCCACACCACCTTCGGCCGTATCGGCGTGAAGGTGTGGATCTACAAGGGTGACGTCGTCGGTGGCCGCCGCGAGTCCCTGATCAACGCCCGCGACGAGCGGAACGCCCGTGGTGGCGCCCGCCGTGAGCGTCCGCGTCGCGGTGGCAACCGCCGCCCGCGTGCGGATCAGAAGCAGGAGGGTTAA
- the rplV gene encoding 50S ribosomal protein L22 has translation MSDTINSARATAKFVRVTPMKARRVIDTIRGKSVEDALAILRYAPQSASEPVAKVVASAAANAENNFGLDPRSLVVSEAFADEGPTLKRFQPRAQGRAFQIRKRTSHITVVVESQKGSAQ, from the coding sequence ATGTCCGACACCATCAATTCCGCACGCGCCACGGCCAAGTTCGTCCGGGTCACCCCGATGAAGGCCCGTCGCGTCATCGACACGATCCGCGGCAAGTCCGTGGAGGACGCTCTGGCGATCCTCCGCTACGCCCCGCAGTCGGCTTCCGAGCCGGTCGCGAAGGTCGTCGCCTCCGCTGCGGCCAACGCCGAGAACAACTTCGGCCTGGATCCCCGCTCGCTCGTCGTCTCTGAGGCTTTCGCCGACGAGGGACCGACGCTCAAGCGGTTCCAGCCCCGCGCCCAGGGTCGGGCCTTCCAGATCCGCAAGCGCACCAGCCACATCACCGTGGTTGTCGAGAGCCAGAAGGGAAGTGCTCAGTAG
- the rpsS gene encoding 30S ribosomal protein S19, with product MPRSLKKGPFVDEHLLAKVDVQNEAGTKKVIKTWSRRSTILPDFIGHTFAVHDGRKHVPVFIDDSMVGHKLGEFAPTKTFKGHIKDDKKGRR from the coding sequence ATGCCACGCAGCCTGAAGAAGGGCCCGTTCGTGGACGAACACCTCCTCGCGAAGGTGGACGTTCAGAACGAAGCCGGCACCAAGAAGGTCATCAAGACCTGGTCCCGCCGGTCGACCATTCTCCCCGATTTCATCGGTCACACTTTCGCCGTCCACGACGGTCGGAAGCACGTCCCGGTGTTCATCGATGACTCGATGGTCGGTCACAAGCTGGGCGAGTTCGCCCCGACCAAGACCTTCAAGGGTCACATCAAGGATGACAAGAAGGGTCGGCGATAG
- the rplB gene encoding 50S ribosomal protein L2, with translation MAIRKYKPTTPGRRQSSVSGFDEITRSTPEKSLLRPLSKTGGRNVHGHITTRHKGGGHKRRYRVIDFRRVDKDGVPAKVAHIEYDPNRTANIALLHFADGEKRYIIAPKGLVQGQVIETGAQADIKPGNNLPLRNIPTGTTIHAVELKPGGGAKLARSAGTSIQLLGKEGKYAILRMPSTEIRRVDIRCRATVGEVGNQDQINIRWGKAGRMRWKGVRPTVRGVVMNPVDHPHGGGEGKTSGGRHPVSPWGKPEGRTRKPNRPSDKLIVRRRRANKNKKR, from the coding sequence ATGGCTATTCGCAAGTACAAGCCGACTACGCCGGGTCGCCGCCAGAGTTCCGTGTCCGGTTTCGACGAGATCACTCGTTCGACCCCGGAGAAGTCTCTGCTGCGCCCGCTGTCCAAGACCGGCGGCCGCAACGTCCACGGTCACATCACCACCCGTCACAAGGGTGGCGGTCACAAGCGCCGTTACCGCGTCATCGACTTCCGTCGTGTTGACAAGGACGGCGTGCCCGCCAAGGTCGCCCACATCGAGTACGACCCGAACCGCACCGCGAACATCGCGCTGCTTCACTTCGCCGATGGCGAGAAGCGGTACATCATCGCGCCGAAGGGTCTCGTCCAGGGCCAGGTCATCGAGACCGGCGCCCAGGCCGACATCAAGCCGGGGAACAACCTCCCGCTGCGCAACATCCCGACCGGTACCACCATCCACGCTGTGGAGCTGAAGCCGGGCGGCGGCGCCAAGCTGGCCCGTTCCGCCGGTACCAGCATCCAGCTGCTGGGTAAGGAAGGCAAGTACGCCATCCTGCGTATGCCGTCCACCGAGATCCGTCGCGTTGACATCCGGTGCCGCGCCACCGTCGGTGAGGTCGGAAACCAGGACCAGATCAACATCCGCTGGGGCAAGGCCGGCCGTATGCGCTGGAAGGGCGTCCGCCCGACCGTCCGCGGTGTCGTCATGAACCCGGTCGATCACCCGCACGGTGGTGGTGAGGGTAAGACCTCCGGTGGTCGCCACCCGGTCTCCCCGTGGGGCAAGCCTGAGGGCCGCACCCGCAAGCCCAACCGTCCGAGCGACAAGCTGATCGTCCGCCGTCGCCGTGCCAACAAGAACAAGAAGCGCTAA
- the rplW gene encoding 50S ribosomal protein L23, whose translation MSTIADPRDIIVAPVVSEKSYGLMEQNVYTFLVAPDSNKTQIKIAVEEIFGVKVASVNTLNRAGKRKRSRTGFGQRKATKRAMVTLVAGSEPIDIFGGAA comes from the coding sequence GTGAGCACCATCGCCGATCCCCGGGACATCATCGTCGCCCCGGTCGTCTCCGAGAAGTCCTACGGCCTGATGGAGCAGAACGTGTACACGTTCCTCGTCGCCCCGGACTCCAACAAGACCCAGATCAAGATTGCCGTCGAGGAGATCTTCGGTGTGAAGGTCGCCAGCGTGAACACCCTGAACCGTGCCGGTAAGCGCAAGCGCTCCCGCACCGGTTTCGGTCAGCGCAAGGCCACCAAGCGCGCCATGGTCACCCTGGTCGCCGGCAGCGAGCCCATCGACATCTTCGGTGGCGCGGCCTAG
- the rplD gene encoding 50S ribosomal protein L4 — protein MSNLTLTVQTADGSTNGSVELPASIFDVEPSVPLMHQVVVAQLAAKRQGTHATKTRGDVRGGGKKPFRQKGTGRARQGSTRAPHMTGGGTVHGPQPRDYDQRTPKKMKAAALRGALTDRVRNERIHLVDELVAGQTPSTKSARAFIERLTDRKSVLVVLGREDVTAWKSVNNLPAVHALAFDQLNTYDVLNADDVVFSVEALNGFIEQSSKKEEAK, from the coding sequence ATGAGCAATCTGACCCTCACCGTCCAGACCGCTGACGGTTCCACCAACGGCTCTGTCGAGCTGCCGGCGTCCATCTTCGACGTCGAGCCGTCCGTGCCGCTGATGCACCAGGTCGTCGTGGCCCAGCTGGCCGCGAAGCGCCAGGGCACCCACGCCACCAAGACCCGCGGCGACGTCCGCGGCGGTGGTAAGAAGCCGTTCCGCCAGAAGGGCACCGGTCGCGCCCGCCAGGGTTCCACCCGTGCTCCGCACATGACCGGCGGCGGCACCGTCCACGGTCCGCAGCCGCGTGACTACGATCAGCGGACCCCGAAGAAGATGAAGGCCGCCGCCCTGCGTGGCGCCCTGACCGACCGCGTCCGCAACGAGCGGATCCACCTGGTGGACGAGCTCGTCGCCGGTCAGACCCCGTCGACCAAGTCGGCCCGCGCGTTCATCGAGCGGCTCACCGACCGTAAGTCGGTCCTGGTCGTCCTCGGTCGCGAAGACGTCACCGCCTGGAAGTCCGTGAACAACCTTCCGGCCGTCCACGCCCTCGCCTTCGACCAGTTGAACACCTACGACGTCCTCAACGCGGACGACGTGGTCTTCTCTGTCGAGGCCCTGAACGGCTTCATCGAGCAGTCCAGCAAGAAGGAGGAGGCCAAGTGA
- the rplC gene encoding 50S ribosomal protein L3 has translation MSDNEIKGILGKKLGMTQIFDEENRVVPVTVVEAGPCVVTQVRTKDTDGYEAVQIAFGDIDPRKVKKPQAGHFKKAGVTPRRHVTEIRVEDASAYEVGQDITAELFADVTFVDVTGTSKGKGYAGAMKRHGFAGQGASHGNQAAHRRVGGIGACATPGRVFKGTRMAGRMGNERVTLQNLKIARVDAESNLLLIKGAIPGINGGIVTVKTAVKGGAHA, from the coding sequence ATGAGCGATAACGAGATCAAGGGCATCCTGGGCAAGAAGCTCGGCATGACCCAGATCTTCGACGAGGAGAACCGGGTCGTTCCGGTCACCGTCGTCGAAGCTGGGCCCTGTGTCGTCACCCAGGTGCGCACCAAGGACACCGACGGCTACGAAGCCGTCCAGATCGCCTTCGGCGACATTGACCCCCGTAAGGTCAAGAAGCCGCAGGCCGGTCACTTCAAGAAGGCCGGTGTGACCCCGCGCCGCCACGTGACGGAGATCCGCGTCGAGGACGCCTCCGCCTACGAGGTCGGCCAGGACATCACTGCCGAGCTTTTCGCCGACGTCACCTTCGTTGACGTCACCGGCACCTCCAAGGGTAAGGGCTACGCTGGCGCCATGAAGCGCCACGGCTTCGCCGGCCAGGGCGCCTCCCACGGTAACCAGGCCGCCCACCGCCGCGTCGGCGGCATCGGCGCCTGCGCCACCCCGGGTCGTGTCTTCAAGGGCACCCGCATGGCAGGCCGCATGGGTAACGAGCGCGTCACCCTGCAGAACCTCAAGATCGCCCGGGTGGACGCCGAGTCCAACCTGCTGCTGATCAAGGGTGCCATCCCCGGAATCAACGGCGGTATCGTCACCGTCAAGACCGCAGTGAAGGGCGGTGCACACGCATGA
- the rpsJ gene encoding 30S ribosomal protein S10: MAGQKIRIRLKAYDHEAIDASAKKIVETVTRTGARVVGPVPLPTEKNVYCVIRSPHKYKDSREHFEMRTHKRLIDILDPTPKTVDALMRIDLPASVDVNIQ, encoded by the coding sequence GTGGCGGGACAGAAGATCCGCATCAGGCTCAAGGCCTACGATCACGAGGCAATCGACGCTTCTGCCAAGAAGATTGTTGAGACGGTCACCCGTACCGGTGCCCGCGTGGTCGGCCCTGTGCCTCTGCCCACCGAGAAGAACGTGTACTGCGTCATTCGTTCGCCGCACAAGTACAAGGATTCTCGCGAGCACTTCGAGATGCGCACCCACAAGCGACTGATCGACATTCTCGACCCGACCCCGAAGACCGTTGACGCTCTCATGCGCATCGATCTTCCGGCCAGCGTCGACGTGAACATCCAGTGA
- a CDS encoding Asp23/Gls24 family envelope stress response protein produces the protein MTSSTPSDQQATSTSPAVREDAGSDLLTDYGRTSVADVVVSKIAGMAAREVTGVHDLGGSTARALGALRERIPGGRVNVQQGISVEVGERQAAVDISIVAEYGVAIHELAEAIRRNIILSVEEMTGLEVTEVNVTVHDIQLPGEDTTVDEDAEAEKAPRVR, from the coding sequence ATGACCAGCAGCACCCCGTCGGACCAGCAGGCCACCAGCACGTCCCCCGCCGTCCGCGAGGACGCCGGCTCCGACCTCCTCACCGATTACGGCAGGACCTCCGTCGCCGATGTCGTCGTCTCCAAGATTGCCGGCATGGCGGCCCGCGAGGTCACCGGCGTCCACGATCTGGGCGGTTCCACCGCACGCGCCCTCGGCGCCCTGCGCGAGCGGATCCCGGGTGGACGGGTCAATGTCCAGCAGGGCATCTCCGTGGAGGTCGGCGAACGACAGGCCGCCGTCGACATCTCCATCGTCGCGGAGTACGGCGTGGCCATCCATGAGCTCGCGGAAGCGATCCGCCGGAACATCATCCTCTCCGTCGAGGAGATGACCGGCCTCGAGGTCACCGAGGTGAATGTCACCGTCCATGACATCCAGCTCCCCGGGGAGGACACCACCGTCGACGAGGACGCCGAGGCCGAGAAGGCTCCGCGGGTCAGGTAG
- a CDS encoding Asp23/Gls24 family envelope stress response protein: MPDQPSPTRIDDRVFRVHALRAALSVPGVINHASGLNRLTGRTFPRAELSWDADHRAISVSLQIAVVWPSPVTEVARTTREITARWITAATGVTVRAVDVCVAAVVPVDPSDAAERVTDDLLAATDRLPELTTVTAAPLQPQSPTVHRTVPDPVHPTAPAHAELTPVRAGRPPVPVHVTAPAPVQAVPVSAPPPVEVLHPVTPPRRPLRTIPVPQTVVPDPVLVRHVEVSHPACPAGPRVTRTVPTPSGPPMENVPTPTGLPVTVFPTVNRRGLTAVTVRRHPRIPVTIPDHRASGSASRATNPGKEKDQ; the protein is encoded by the coding sequence GTGCCGGATCAACCCTCCCCCACCCGGATCGACGACCGGGTGTTCCGTGTCCACGCACTCCGGGCCGCTCTGTCCGTCCCCGGGGTCATCAACCATGCCTCCGGCCTGAACAGGCTGACCGGCCGGACCTTTCCCCGGGCCGAACTGTCCTGGGACGCCGACCACCGGGCGATCAGCGTCTCCCTGCAGATCGCGGTGGTCTGGCCGTCCCCGGTGACCGAGGTGGCACGGACCACCCGGGAGATCACTGCCCGGTGGATCACCGCGGCCACCGGTGTCACCGTCCGGGCGGTCGATGTCTGTGTCGCCGCGGTGGTGCCGGTGGATCCGTCGGACGCGGCGGAGCGGGTCACCGATGACCTCCTCGCCGCCACCGACCGGCTACCGGAGCTCACCACCGTCACGGCCGCACCGTTGCAGCCGCAGTCCCCCACGGTTCATCGGACGGTTCCGGACCCGGTACACCCGACCGCACCGGCGCACGCTGAGCTCACCCCGGTCCGTGCTGGACGACCGCCGGTACCGGTCCATGTCACCGCTCCGGCGCCGGTCCAAGCCGTCCCGGTCAGCGCCCCACCGCCGGTCGAGGTGCTGCATCCCGTCACCCCGCCCCGGCGCCCGCTCCGGACGATCCCCGTCCCACAGACCGTGGTCCCGGACCCGGTCCTCGTGCGGCACGTCGAGGTATCCCACCCGGCCTGCCCCGCAGGTCCCCGGGTCACCCGCACCGTGCCCACCCCATCGGGTCCGCCGATGGAGAACGTCCCCACCCCGACCGGCCTCCCGGTGACCGTCTTCCCCACCGTGAACCGTCGGGGTCTCACCGCGGTGACGGTCCGTCGCCACCCGCGGATCCCGGTGACCATCCCGGACCACCGGGCCTCCGGGTCAGCCAGCCGCGCCACGAACCCAGGAAAGGAGAAGGACCAGTGA
- a CDS encoding Asp23/Gls24 family envelope stress response protein, with product MNSAPAPAASPRARWWTILLGIVFLALGGVGIHDLLIVTGHITTDPLLPPVYDWFAEVQYAGWLLAVAIGCALVALILFIATVRPRVRTHLAFAGGSELYARPVDIARMSTAAARRSGGVLRASTVATRKKITVTVVTAAGEDAERTALAETVDAEVTRLASLLDPVPSVTVKVTTRTPGGDRP from the coding sequence GTGAACTCCGCCCCAGCCCCAGCCGCATCACCCCGGGCCCGATGGTGGACCATCCTGCTGGGCATCGTCTTCCTCGCGCTCGGCGGCGTCGGAATCCACGATCTGCTCATCGTCACCGGGCACATCACTACCGACCCCTTGCTGCCGCCGGTCTATGACTGGTTTGCCGAGGTGCAGTACGCCGGCTGGTTGCTCGCCGTCGCCATCGGATGCGCCCTTGTCGCCCTGATCCTGTTCATTGCGACGGTGCGGCCCCGGGTCCGGACCCACCTCGCCTTCGCCGGAGGCTCGGAGCTCTACGCCCGTCCCGTCGATATCGCCCGGATGAGTACCGCCGCCGCCCGCCGCAGCGGCGGAGTCCTCCGGGCTTCCACCGTCGCCACCAGAAAGAAGATCACCGTGACTGTGGTGACCGCAGCAGGAGAAGACGCCGAACGCACCGCCCTCGCCGAGACCGTCGACGCCGAGGTCACCCGGTTGGCCTCCCTGCTCGACCCGGTGCCGTCGGTGACCGTGAAGGTCACGACGAGGACGCCGGGAGGTGATCGTCCGTGA
- the tuf gene encoding elongation factor Tu has translation MAKAKFERTKPHVNIGTIGHVDHGKTTTTAAITKVLADTYPDLNKAFAFDAIDKAPEERERGITINISHVEYQTEKRHYAHVDAPGHADYIKNMITGAAQMDGAILVVAATDGPMPQTREHVLLARQVGVPYILVALNKCDMVDDEELIELVEMEVRELLGEQEYDEDAPIIRISALKALEGDPEWTEKIVELMQACDDAIPDPVRDTDKPFLMPIEDIFTITGRGTVVTGRVERGSLNLNDEVEILGIREKSQKTTVTSIEMFNKLLDSAEAGDNAALLLRGLKREDVERGQVVAKPGAYTPHKSFEGSVYILSKDEGGRHTPFFDNYRPQFYFRTTDVTGVVKLPEGTDMVMPGDNVEMSVELIQPVVMDEGLRFAIREGGRTVGSGRVTKIND, from the coding sequence GTGGCGAAGGCTAAGTTCGAGCGTACGAAGCCCCACGTTAACATCGGCACCATCGGTCACGTCGACCACGGCAAGACCACCACCACTGCCGCCATCACCAAGGTTCTGGCTGACACCTACCCGGACCTGAACAAGGCCTTCGCCTTCGATGCCATCGACAAGGCGCCGGAAGAGCGTGAGCGCGGCATCACGATCAACATCTCCCACGTGGAGTACCAGACCGAGAAGCGCCACTACGCCCACGTGGACGCCCCGGGTCACGCCGACTACATCAAGAACATGATCACCGGTGCCGCTCAGATGGACGGCGCGATTCTCGTTGTCGCCGCCACCGACGGCCCGATGCCGCAGACCCGTGAGCACGTCCTCCTGGCCCGCCAGGTCGGCGTTCCCTACATCCTCGTCGCCCTCAACAAGTGCGACATGGTGGATGACGAGGAGCTCATCGAGCTCGTCGAGATGGAGGTCCGTGAGCTCCTCGGTGAGCAGGAGTACGACGAGGATGCCCCGATCATCCGCATCTCCGCTCTCAAGGCTCTCGAGGGTGACCCCGAGTGGACCGAGAAGATCGTCGAGCTCATGCAGGCTTGCGACGACGCCATCCCGGACCCGGTGCGTGACACCGACAAGCCGTTCCTGATGCCGATCGAGGACATCTTCACCATCACCGGCCGCGGCACCGTCGTCACCGGTCGTGTCGAGCGTGGTTCCCTGAACCTCAACGACGAGGTCGAGATTCTCGGTATCCGCGAGAAGTCCCAGAAGACCACCGTCACCTCCATCGAGATGTTCAACAAGCTGCTCGATTCCGCTGAGGCCGGCGACAACGCCGCCCTGCTGCTCCGCGGTCTCAAGCGCGAGGACGTCGAGCGTGGCCAGGTTGTCGCCAAGCCGGGTGCCTACACCCCGCACAAGAGCTTCGAGGGCTCCGTCTACATCCTGTCCAAGGATGAGGGCGGCCGCCACACCCCGTTCTTCGACAACTACCGTCCGCAGTTCTACTTCCGGACCACCGACGTCACCGGCGTCGTGAAGCTGCCGGAGGGCACCGACATGGTCATGCCCGGCGACAACGTCGAGATGTCCGTCGAGCTCATCCAGCCGGTCGTCATGGACGAGGGCCTGCGCTTCGCCATCCGCGAGGGTGGCCGCACCGTCGGCTCCGGACGTGTCACCAAGATCAACGACTAG
- the fusA gene encoding elongation factor G, with protein MAQEVQKDLNKVRNIGIMAHIDAGKTTTTERILFYTGINRKVGETHDGASTTDWMEQEKERGITITSAAVTCFWNENQVNIIDTPGHVDFTVEVERSLRVLDGAVAVFDGKEGVEPQSEQVWRQADKYDVPRICFVNKMDKLGADFYFTVQTIIDRLGAKPLVMQLPIGAEDDFDGVVDLIEMKAITWRGKVDVGADPTIEEIPADLADRAAEYRERLLETVAESDEALMEKYFSGEELSIEEIKTAIRKMTVASEIYPVLCGTAYHNKGIQPMLDAVIDYLPSPLDVEAIEGHKPGHEDEAITRRPSDDEPFSALAFKIAAHPFFGKLTFVRVYSGSVEPGEQVLNAVTGKKERIGKLFQMHANKENPVEKAHAGNIYAFIGLKETTTGDTLCDIQDPIQLESMDFPDPVIKVSIEPKTKSDQEKLGVAIQRLTEEDPTFTVELDEETGQTIIGGMGELHLDVFVDRMKREFKVEANVGAPQVAYRETIRKTVEKVEFTHKKQTGGSGQFAKVIIGIAPYNPDPETLEEGENPNYKFTNAVTGGRVPREYIPSVDAGIQDAMQYGYLAGFPLVDIEATLIDGAYHEVDSSEMAFKIAGSQALKEAVAKAKPVLLEPLMAVEVTTPEEFMGEVIGDINSRRGQISSMEDRSGAKIVKGKVPLSEMFGYVGDLRSKTQGRANYTMIFDSYGEVPSSVAQEIIAERNGNA; from the coding sequence GTGGCACAGGAAGTCCAGAAGGACCTCAACAAGGTCCGCAATATCGGCATCATGGCCCACATCGATGCCGGTAAGACCACGACCACCGAGCGCATTCTCTTCTACACCGGTATCAACCGGAAGGTCGGCGAGACCCACGACGGTGCCTCCACCACTGACTGGATGGAGCAGGAGAAGGAGCGTGGTATCACCATCACCTCCGCCGCCGTCACCTGTTTCTGGAACGAGAACCAGGTCAACATCATCGACACCCCCGGCCACGTCGACTTCACCGTCGAGGTTGAGCGCTCCCTGCGCGTCCTCGACGGCGCCGTCGCCGTGTTCGACGGTAAGGAAGGTGTCGAGCCCCAGTCGGAGCAGGTCTGGCGTCAGGCTGACAAGTACGACGTCCCGCGTATCTGCTTCGTCAACAAGATGGACAAGCTGGGCGCCGATTTCTACTTCACCGTGCAGACCATCATCGACCGCCTCGGCGCCAAGCCGCTGGTCATGCAGCTGCCGATCGGTGCCGAGGATGACTTCGACGGTGTCGTCGACCTCATCGAGATGAAGGCCATCACCTGGCGCGGCAAGGTCGACGTGGGAGCCGATCCCACCATCGAGGAGATCCCCGCCGATCTCGCCGACCGCGCCGCCGAGTACCGTGAGCGGCTGCTCGAGACCGTCGCTGAGTCCGACGAGGCCCTCATGGAGAAGTACTTCTCCGGCGAGGAGCTCTCGATCGAGGAGATCAAGACCGCCATCCGCAAGATGACCGTCGCCTCCGAGATCTACCCGGTCCTGTGTGGTACCGCGTACCACAACAAGGGCATCCAGCCGATGCTCGACGCCGTCATCGACTACCTCCCGTCCCCGCTGGACGTCGAGGCCATCGAGGGCCACAAGCCGGGCCACGAGGATGAGGCGATCACCCGCCGTCCCTCCGACGACGAGCCGTTCTCCGCGCTGGCCTTCAAGATCGCCGCGCACCCGTTCTTCGGCAAGCTCACCTTCGTGCGCGTCTACTCGGGCTCCGTCGAGCCCGGCGAGCAGGTCCTGAATGCCGTCACCGGCAAGAAGGAGCGCATCGGCAAGCTCTTCCAGATGCACGCCAACAAGGAGAACCCGGTCGAGAAGGCCCACGCCGGCAACATCTACGCCTTCATCGGTCTCAAGGAGACCACCACGGGTGACACCCTCTGTGACATCCAGGATCCGATCCAGCTGGAGTCCATGGACTTCCCGGACCCGGTGATCAAGGTCTCCATCGAGCCGAAGACCAAGTCCGACCAGGAGAAGCTGGGTGTCGCCATCCAGCGTCTGACCGAAGAGGACCCGACCTTCACCGTCGAGCTCGACGAGGAGACCGGCCAGACCATCATCGGTGGTATGGGCGAGCTTCACCTCGACGTCTTCGTCGACCGCATGAAGCGCGAGTTCAAGGTCGAGGCCAACGTCGGCGCCCCGCAGGTCGCCTACCGCGAGACCATCCGCAAGACGGTCGAGAAGGTCGAGTTCACCCACAAGAAGCAGACCGGTGGTTCCGGTCAGTTCGCAAAGGTGATCATCGGCATTGCTCCGTACAACCCGGATCCCGAGACCCTGGAGGAAGGCGAGAACCCGAACTACAAGTTCACCAACGCCGTCACCGGTGGTCGCGTTCCCCGCGAGTACATCCCGTCGGTGGACGCCGGTATCCAGGACGCCATGCAGTACGGCTACCTGGCGGGCTTCCCGCTGGTCGACATCGAGGCCACCCTCATCGATGGTGCCTACCACGAGGTCGACTCCTCGGAAATGGCCTTCAAGATCGCCGGTTCGCAGGCGCTCAAGGAAGCTGTCGCCAAGGCGAAGCCGGTTCTGCTGGAGCCGCTGATGGCTGTCGAGGTCACCACCCCTGAGGAGTTCATGGGTGAGGTCATCGGCGACATCAACTCCCGCCGCGGTCAGATCTCCTCGATGGAGGACCGCTCCGGCGCCAAGATCGTCAAGGGCAAGGTTCCGCTGTCCGAGATGTTCGGCTACGTCGGTGACCTGCGGTCCAAGACCCAGGGTCGCGCGAACTACACCATGATCTTCGACTCCTACGGTGAGGTTCCCTCCTCCGTGGCGCAGGAGATCATCGCCGAGCGCAACGGCAACGCCTAG
- the rpsG gene encoding 30S ribosomal protein S7 — MPRKGPAPARPIVKDPVYGDEIVSQLVNKILLDGKKSTAERIVYSALETCREKTGTDPVLTLKKALDNVKPALEVRSRRVGGATYQVPVEVRPGRATTLALRWLVTFTRQRRENTMTERLANEILDASNGLGASVKRREDTHKMAEANRAFAHYRW, encoded by the coding sequence ATGCCTCGCAAGGGTCCCGCCCCCGCACGCCCGATCGTCAAGGATCCGGTCTACGGCGACGAAATCGTTTCCCAGCTGGTCAACAAGATCCTCCTGGACGGTAAGAAGTCCACTGCCGAGCGCATCGTCTACAGCGCTCTGGAGACCTGCCGTGAGAAGACCGGCACCGATCCGGTCCTCACCCTCAAGAAGGCCCTCGACAACGTGAAGCCGGCCCTCGAGGTCCGCTCCCGTCGTGTCGGTGGCGCCACCTACCAGGTTCCGGTCGAGGTTCGTCCGGGCCGCGCCACCACCCTGGCGCTCCGCTGGCTCGTCACCTTCACCCGTCAGCGTCGTGAGAACACCATGACCGAGCGTCTCGCCAACGAGATCCTGGACGCCTCCAACGGTCTCGGTGCCTCCGTCAAGCGTCGTGAGGACACCCACAAGATGGCAGAGGCGAACCGCGCCTTCGCCCATTACCGCTGGTAA
- the rpsL gene encoding 30S ribosomal protein S12, translated as MPTIQQLVRKGRHDKTAKVATVALKGSPQRRGVCTRVYTTTPRKPNSALRKVARVRLTSGIEVSAYIPGEGHNLQEHSMVLVRGGRVKDLPGVRYKIVRGSLDTQGVKDRKQARSRYGAKKEK; from the coding sequence ATGCCTACTATTCAGCAGCTGGTCCGTAAGGGCCGCCACGACAAGACGGCGAAGGTTGCGACCGTCGCCCTCAAGGGTTCCCCGCAGCGTCGTGGCGTGTGCACCCGCGTGTACACCACCACCCCGAGGAAGCCGAACTCCGCGCTCCGTAAGGTCGCCCGTGTTCGCCTCACCTCCGGCATCGAGGTTTCCGCCTACATCCCGGGTGAGGGTCACAACCTCCAGGAGCACTCCATGGTGCTCGTCCGTGGTGGTCGTGTGAAGGACCTCCCGGGTGTCCGCTACAAGATCGTCCGTGGCTCCCTCGACACCCAGGGTGTCAAGGACCGCAAGCAGGCCCGTTCCCGTTACGGTGCGAAGAAGGAGAAGTAA